The following proteins are encoded in a genomic region of Candidatus Hydrogenedentota bacterium:
- a CDS encoding 3'-5' exonuclease, which produces MEAVAVIDFETTGLSPAQGDRATEIAAVIVRDGRVVDRYQSLMNAGVRIPAHIESLTGISNAMIRSAPTAAQVMREV; this is translated from the coding sequence ATGGAAGCGGTGGCGGTGATCGACTTCGAGACCACGGGGCTGTCGCCTGCGCAGGGCGACCGCGCGACCGAGATCGCCGCGGTGATCGTGCGGGACGGCCGGGTGGTGGATCGCTACCAGAGCCTGATGAACGCGGGCGTGCGCATCCCGGCCCATATCGAATCCCTGACCGGGATCTCCAACGCGATGATCCGCAGCGCCCCGACTGCGGCGCAGGTGATGCGCGAGGTC